In Blastococcus saxobsidens DD2, the genomic stretch CAGCGCGCGGGCGGCGGCGGCCTGCCGGGCGGCGGCCGCCTCGACGTCTTCCAGGGATTGCCAACCGGCGATGTGGCAGCGCCATTCGGTCATCACCTGGTTCTCGTCGGCGCCTCCAGATCGGCCCACGGACCTGTGACGGCGAGCCGCCGCGCCGCGGGGTCGACCAGCTCCGGTGGTACGCGGGTCCAGGGGGTGCCGCGCCAGCCGCAGGTGCAGCCGGCGACCCAGCCGACGACCGCGGCGTCCGGGCGCCACTGCTCCGCCTGCTCGATCACCTCGAGCCGAACCTGGCCGCTGGTGTGGGCGTGCACGATCCCGTCGCCGCGGAGAACCGTGCCGTTCTGCCAGAGGCCCTCGGCGGTGCAGCCGTCGCGGTAGGTCAACCGCACCAGGTCGCCGTTGCCCGGCCCGTCGTCGAGTCGGCGGGCCACCAGCACACCGCGGGCGCTGCTGGTGCCGGCGCCGTGCGCGCCGTCCGCGAACAGCGGCACCACCCAGCCCTCGTGCTCCTGGTCGTCCACGACCGGGCCCATCCATCCCATCGCTCCTCCTCTCGGTGCGTGTGTGCAGCGTCGCCGTTCCGGCGCTGACCCGGCCTGTCCGGCTTGGCTTCTGTGGATGGCCGTCGTTGTCCACAGCCGGGGAGTGGCCACCAGGCCTCACCGTGTGCCCAGAGCCGGATGGGGCCCCGTCCAGCCGCCCTCCGGGGGCGCGGAGCTATCGGCGCGGGGACTGGGCCGCTTGTGCGTCGATCCAGGTGCGCAGGTCGGCGCGGCGGTAGAGGACGCGCCGGCCGAGTCGGAAGCTTTTCGGGCCGGTGCCACAGTGTCGCCAGTACCGGAGAGTGGCGACGGGCGCGCGGAGCACGTCCGCGGCTTCGGTGATGGTGAGCAACTCGGGGTCGTGGTCGGCGGTGAGGTCGGGCATGGCTGGCTCCGGAGGTCGTCGGTGGTGGGCGGTGCCTTCACCACAGAAGGCGCCATTTCGGCCCCGGTGGTGACACTTCACAGCCAGCCTTGTCTCGATGCCTCCAGTTCTGCTCCTGTAGTGGCGCCCCGGCGCGTTACCCGCCAGCGTTGGAAGCCCTGCATCTCCCGACGCCGGGGTCGGTGCCGGGACAGCCGGTGGACAGCATCGGTACTGCGCCTGAGTTGGCCCCCGTCCCGATAGGCAGTCCCGGACCGCCTCCAGTTCGTCTCCGGCCGATGCCCGGTTGTTGTCCGCGACGCTGTCGCTGACCGACCTGCCTCGCTCGTGCGGTGTGAAGCCGTTCTCCGGTAGGCCGACGACAGTCGAGGGACCCGCGTGCCCACAGGGACTGGAGGACAACTGGAGGTCCGCTGCTGGCCTGGGGTTCCTCCAGTTGTCCTCCTGTTGTCCTCCAGTCAGCGGATGCACAGGCCGCGAGCATCGGGGCGCTCGCGCGCAATTGGTCCCTGTGGACGACGGCTTTTGTCCACAGCGCCCGGGCGGACGCCCTGCGGCGGGCGCCGGCGTGGCCACGCTCGACTCATGGCGCTGGACACCGCACCCGGAGCACGGCGAGACGGCGGGGCATGTGGTCGGTCCGCGGGGGGCCTGCGCGACGTGTCAGCTGATCGAGATTCGCTATCCGGTGGGCGCGCCGTCGATGTCGTCGCGCCGCGTCCGGTGGGGCGGGGCCAGGAGCTCCCTTCGGGCCACGCTGCGCGTGGCGCCGGCTGCGCCGTCGTCAAGGTCCGCCTGCGGCGGGCTGTCCTTGCTGGTCCCCCGACCCGTCCGGCAGCTCAGCGTAGGGGCCTCCCGCGCCGTCTCCTCCCGACCGGACCAAGATCCTTCCGCCCTTCGGGCGCTGCGCTGCGGAAGCAGTCTTGGTCCGGTCGTCCCCCGCCGTCGCTCCCGGCCCCTGAGCAGAGCTCTTTGCCGGACGGGCCGGGGAATGGGTGGCAGGACACCCATTCCGTGGTCCCTCCCGTACCGGTGTCGGCTCCAGTCCCGGGAGGGTCCAGATGACCAACACCAGCACCAGCAGCACAACGAGGAGCACGGCCAGTCGCACGGGCCGCACCGCGAGTGGCACCGGCGCGGGCAAGGGGAGGGGGCGGCGGCAGCTCAGCGCGGCGCAGCGGGAGGCGGCCGACAGCGCGCGGGCGGCGAGGATCGCCGCCCTGCACGAGCGGATCAGCGAGCGCGTCGAGCAGCTGACCGCCGATCCGCAGTGGCGGGCGATGCTGGATGCCGCCGCGAAGTTCCACACCTACAGCCTCAACAATCAGCTGTTGATCGCGCTGCAGGCCGCGCGGCTGGGCATAAGCCCGACCCGGGTCGCCGGGTTCGGCACCTGGAAGGCGCTGGGCCGCAGCGTGGTCAAGGGGTCCACCGGGCTCGCGGTCCTGGCGCCGTGCACCTACACCCCCAAGGACAGCCGACCCGACACCGGCACCGGGCAGGACACCCGTCAGGCCACGCCCGCCGCCGCGGCTACGGCGGGGTCGGGGGCGGCGGGGGAGCCGGCCGGCGGGCACGCCGACCAGCCGGCCCGGGGGCGGGTGCTGCGCGGGTTCCGGGTCGCGCACGTCTTCGACATCTCCCAGACCCAGGGCGATCCGCTGCCCGACATCATCCCCGAGCTGCTGACCGGGAACGCCCCCGCCGCCCTGTGGGGCGCGCTGGCCGTCCAGGTCGCCCGCCACGGCTACACGCTCACCCGCGAGGCCTGCGGGCAGGCCAACGGCCTCACCGACCCGGCAGCCCGCACGGTCCGGGTCCGCCCGGATGTCGCCGACGCGCAGGCGGTGAAGACCCTCGCCCACGACCTATTGACCGCACCAAGCCGGGTCGGTGAGCGTGCGCGGCCGGTTCGCGCGCAGCGGACTCGCCGTCGCGGGTTCGGTTGCGATCATCCGGGCTGGTTGGCTGCTGCGCTCTCTCCACCGATGTGGGGAGGAGCCGCTGTGGCGAGGGCCGGGGAGTGTGATCCGTCACGGGACGTGACGGGGTTGACGGTGGCCGCGGTTGGCGGGATCCGGGTGAGCGACGAGCTGCCCGGGGTGGCGGTGCTCGACGCTGCGGGGGTGCCGGTGCCGGCGATCGCGGACTACCTGTGCTCATTGCTGGCCAGCGGCGCTGCCACCGGCAGCGTGCGGTCCTACGCGCTCGCGCTGCTGCGCTGGTGGCGGTTTCTGGCGGCCGTGGAGCTGGGCTGGCAGCGGGCGAGTCGGGTCGAGGCCCGCGACTTCGTGCTGTGGATGCGGCTGGCCGCGACGACTGCCGGCGGCGCGACGCGCGCCGGCCGGGTGGGAGAGCGGGTCGGGTACGCGCCGGCGACGATCAACCACAACCTGGCGGTGCTGCGCGGCTTCTACGCCGACCGGATGGCGGCCGGGGACGGTCCGGTGGTCAACCCGGTGCCGGAGGCGGTCGGCCGCGGCGGGCAGCGGGTGGGTGCGCACGCCAATCCGATGGCGCCGCCGGAGCGGCACCGCCGCGCGCCGCTGCGGCAGAAGACGCCGGCCCGGCTGCCGCGCAGCCTGCCAGATCACTTGTTCGACACGTTGTTCGCGGCGATGCGCAGTGACCGGGACCGGGCGCTGCTGGCCCTCTACGTCAGCACCGGCGCCCGGGCCAGCGAGCTGCTCGGGGTGAGCGTGGACCGGGTCGACGTGGGCGCTCAGCGGATCGGGGTGCATCGCAAGGGCAGCGGTCGGCTGCAGTGGCTGCCCGGGTCGGCGGACGCGTTCGTGTGGCTACGGCTCTATCAGCAGCGGCAGGACCGGCCGGCCGGGCAGCAGGCGTTGTGGCTGACCCGCCGGGCACCGCACCGGCCGCTGACCTATTCGGCGATGCGGCGGGTGCTGCAGCGGGCCAACGAGGAGCTGGGCACCGGCTGGACGCTGCACGATCTGCGGCACACCGCGGCCTTCCGGATGGCCGAGGATCCGCGGCTGACGCTGACCGACGTGCAGTGGGTGCTCGGGCACGCGCAGCTGGCCACCACGCAGATCTACCTGCGTCCACGCGAGGACGCGGTGGTCGCCCGGGTGCTCGAGCACCACCGGGCGCGCGGTGACCGGCCGGCACGGCAGCCGGCAGCGCCGCCGTCGGGCGGCTACCGCCCGGACTCGCTGCGCGAGCTGCTCGGGCAGGCCCGCGATGCGCGCTGAGACCACCGGCCGCCAGTCCGGTCAGGAGCTCGTAGAGCAGGGCGTCGATTCCGGGGCGGACCGTTACGTCGATGCGGTGCCGGCGCCGCGCGGACGTGGCCCGCGCACCGCCCGCCGGCCGTCCGAGCAGCACGACTTCCGCACGCCGACGCTGCCGACCCCGATCCTGGCGCGGCCGAGCGTGTGGCCGGAGACCGCCCGCAGCCGCAGCGAGGTCCTCGCCGCGCTGGACGAGCTGGGCGGTGGGGTGCCGGTCAAAGAGCGGCGCCGCCGTCGCGCCGCGGTCGGACTGCTGCTGGACTGGCTGCAGACCTTTCCCGGCGGGTCCTGGCAGCAGCGCTGGCAGGCCTGCGGCGCGGACGCCGCCGGCTCCGACTGGGCCGACCTGGTGGACGTCGACGGGCTGCAGACCGGCCCTGACCGCCGCGCACAGCTCACCGGGGCGGTCGGCCGGCTGATCGTGCTCGGCGCGCTGCGGCCGAGCTACGCCTGGCTGTATGCGCTGCGCTCGGCCAGCGTGCTGGAGCGGTTCCGCGCCCGCCACGACCCGGACGGGTTCGCCGCGCTGGACGCCCTGTTCACCGAGGACGACACGCGGTTGACCCCGGCGGATCGGCGGCTGGCCTTCTGTCAGCTGACCCGCATCCTCATCCACAACGGCGGCCGGCTCGCTGACGTCACCCTTGCCGACTGCGTGGAGGCCTACCGGGCGCAGGCCGGATACAGCCAGCGCCGGCACAGCTACTGGTACGTGCTGTTGCTGCGGGCCGGCATCCTGCCGCCGGGCAGCCCACCGAGCATCTGGGCGGCCAGCCGACGCGGGCAGCTGACCGTGGAGGAGCTGGTCGACGGCTACGACGTGGAGTGCCGTCCGGTCCGCGACCTGCTGGTGGACTACCTGCACGAGCGGCAGGCCGGCATGGACTACGCCTCGCTGCGCCAGCTGGCGACCAAGCTGGTGCTGCTGTTCTGGCGCGACCTGGAACTCCACGAACCGGGCATCGACTCGTTCCAGCTGTCCCAGCAGATGGTGCGGGGTTGGAAGAGCCGGCTGGGCGAGATCCGCTATGGCAACCACCGGATCGGGGAACGCCGCGAGGACCCGCACGCGATCCTGATGGCGGTGCGGGCGTTCTACGCCGACCTGACCCACTGGGCGCTGGAGGAACCGCTCCGTTGGGGGCGGTGGGTCGCTCC encodes the following:
- a CDS encoding helix-turn-helix transcriptional regulator; translation: MPDLTADHDPELLTITEAADVLRAPVATLRYWRHCGTGPKSFRLGRRVLYRRADLRTWIDAQAAQSPRR
- a CDS encoding tyrosine-type recombinase/integrase; this encodes MTNTSTSSTTRSTASRTGRTASGTGAGKGRGRRQLSAAQREAADSARAARIAALHERISERVEQLTADPQWRAMLDAAAKFHTYSLNNQLLIALQAARLGISPTRVAGFGTWKALGRSVVKGSTGLAVLAPCTYTPKDSRPDTGTGQDTRQATPAAAATAGSGAAGEPAGGHADQPARGRVLRGFRVAHVFDISQTQGDPLPDIIPELLTGNAPAALWGALAVQVARHGYTLTREACGQANGLTDPAARTVRVRPDVADAQAVKTLAHDLLTAPSRVGERARPVRAQRTRRRGFGCDHPGWLAAALSPPMWGGAAVARAGECDPSRDVTGLTVAAVGGIRVSDELPGVAVLDAAGVPVPAIADYLCSLLASGAATGSVRSYALALLRWWRFLAAVELGWQRASRVEARDFVLWMRLAATTAGGATRAGRVGERVGYAPATINHNLAVLRGFYADRMAAGDGPVVNPVPEAVGRGGQRVGAHANPMAPPERHRRAPLRQKTPARLPRSLPDHLFDTLFAAMRSDRDRALLALYVSTGARASELLGVSVDRVDVGAQRIGVHRKGSGRLQWLPGSADAFVWLRLYQQRQDRPAGQQALWLTRRAPHRPLTYSAMRRVLQRANEELGTGWTLHDLRHTAAFRMAEDPRLTLTDVQWVLGHAQLATTQIYLRPREDAVVARVLEHHRARGDRPARQPAAPPSGGYRPDSLRELLGQARDAR